TTTGTGGCTCCGAAAGAGGGCACTGTAAAGTTTGCCGGAAAAGAGATAACAGGCTACAGATCCGAGCAGGTCTTTATGGAGGGGATATCCAGAACCTTCCAGAACCTGAACATCATCCCTGAGCTTACACTTCGGGAGAACATGTATCTCGGTTTCATAGGCAAAGAAAAACCCTCTGCCCTTAAGACCATGCTGAGGCTTAACAGGGGCTACTGGAAAGAGACCACAAGGCGTATCGAAGAGTGCATGGAGTTCGTCAACGTGACGGAATACGCCGACATGACGCCGGGCAGCGTGCCTTACGGCGTTCTGAAAAACTTTGAGCTGGGAAGGGCGGTCATGTCCAACCCGAAACTTCTTCTGCTGGACGAACCTGCGGCGGGGCTTAACCTTGCCGAAAAGGAGAATCTGGCGTCGATGGTGCGGAAAATTCAGTCCACAGGGGTTTGCATACTCATGGTGGAACACGATATGCAGTTTATTTCGTCTCTGGCGGAGTTCGTGGTCTGTCTTAACTTCGGTCAGGTCATTGCCACGGGAACCTATGGTGAGATACGGGAGAACAAAGAGGTTCTGAAAGCCTATCTGGGGGATGAGGATGCTTGAGGTAAAATCCCTTTCGGTGTCATACGGAGCGGTTGCAGCTCTGATGAACGTATCGGTGCACGTTGCCCCGGGCGAGTTCGTTTCGCTTATCGGAAGCAACGGAGCGGGGAAAACCACGCTTTTAAACAGTATAATGAATATAATAGGCCGTTCCAAAGGGACGGTGAAATTTGACGGCAAAGACGTTTCCAAGGCGAATACGCCTAAGATAGTCAGCCGTGGAATGGCGATCGTTCCGGAAGGCAGACGTGTGTTTGCCAACATGACCGTGCGGGAGAATCTGGAGATGGGCGGTTTCACCCGTCCGGCGGGCGAGGTTAAGGCCAACCTGCAAAAGATGTTCGAGATGTTCCCCGTTCTTGAGGAGCGGCAGACACAGACGGCGGGGATGCTCTCCGGCGGCGAACAGCAGATGCTCGCCATCGGCCGTGCGCTCATGACATCGCCGAAACTGCTACTGATGGATGAACCTTCTATGGGGCTTGCTCCCCTTGTTATAAAAGAGGTCTATGAGAAACTGAAAGTTCTGGCATCCGGCGGGCTTACCATCCTGCTGGTGGAGCAGAACGCAACTATGGCTCTGAAATACGCCCAGCGGGGCTATGTTCTGGAGAACGGACGCATCATTCTTCAGGGCAAGGCATCCGAGCTGCTCGGAGACAATGAAGTGAAAAGAGCATATCTCGGAAAGGAGTACAATGAAAAATGGGAGAGATGAAATTCTGGCAGAAAGACGAAGAGACCATGCCCGTTGCGGAGAGGGAGGTTTTTCAGCTGGAGAGACTCCAGACCACCGTCAACAGAGCATACCGCAAAGTGGACTTTTACCGTAAGAAATTTGACGAGCTTAACATAAAGCCCGATATAATCGGCGACCTGTCCGATATATCGAAACTGCCCTTCACCACAAAGCAGGATCTCAGGGACAACTATCCCTACGGCATGTTCGCCGTGCCTCTGCGTGACATAGTGCGCATCCACTCCTCAAGCGGCACAACGGGCAAACCCACGGTAGTGGGCTATACCGCAAGCGACCTGAAACAGTGGAACGACCTTGTGGCAAGGATAATGGTTGCGGGCGGTGTGTCCAAAGAGGATATCGTACACGTCTCCTTCACCTACGGCCTTTTCACAGGCGGATTCGGCCTTCACTACGGAGCGGAGACCATCGGAGCATCCGTTATCCCCGTTTCCAGCGGCAACACGGCCAGACAGCTTGCCATAATGGAGGACTACAGAAGCACCGTTCTGGTGGCTACGCCCTCCTATGCCCTGCACATTGCGGAGACAATGGACAAAATGGGCATCACAAAGGATAAACTGAACCTGAAAATAGCTCTTCTGGGCAGTGAGCCGTGGGGTGACAAGGTTCGTGACGAAATAGAGAACAGACTGGGCGTTCAGGCGTTCGACAACTACGGTCTCTCCGAGCTGATGGGGCCCGGAATCTCCGGCGAGTGCGAATGCAAGAACGGTCTGCACATCAACGAGGATTTCTTTTACCCTGAGATAATCGACCCCGCCACTCTTCAGCCTCTGCCTCTGGGCGAGAAAGGGGAACTGGTGCTGACAACGCTTAAACGTGAGGGAATGCCCCTCATAAGATACAGAACCCGTGACATAACAAGACTCTACAGAGACGAATGCGCCTGCGGCCGAACCCTCATAAAGATGGAAAAGGCGAAGGGCAGAACCGACGACATGCTCATTGTTAACGGCGTGAACGTGTTCCCGTCTCAGGTTGAGGAAGCGCTTTCGAAGGTTGAGGGCGTATCGCCCCATTACATGATCTTCGTTCGCAAGCGGGGCGCTCTGGACGAGATGGAGATCAAGGTTGAGGCCACCGAGGCCATCTTTTTCGACGAAATGAAGAAGCAGAAGAAACTTCTGGAAGACCTGACATATCAGCTCGCCAAGATTCTCCAGTTCAAGCCGAAGGTTAACCTTGTAATGGGACAGACCCTTGAAAGGTTCGAAGGCAAAGCCAAAAGAGTGGTTGATGAAAGAAACATCTGACAGAGCTGCCGGCTTTTTTTACGAGCTGGGCATTTTGCAGACAATGAAGCGTTCCGGTCAGGACTATCTTGGTTCGGGCACACAGTCCATAGCCGACCATGTGTTCCGTACAGCCATGATAGGATATACAATGGCGAAGATGACCGGATGCGATGCGGACAAGGTGCTGAAAATGTGCATGTTTCACGACCTTGAGGAATCCCGCACGGGTGATTTGAATTATTTACAGCAGAACTATGTGACCTCGGACGATGAAAAGGCTCTCAGCCATGTGGTTAAGGGGCTTGCCATCGAGCCGGAGGTCAACGAAACAATAGACGAATACGCTGCCCAGCAGTCGCAGGAAGCCATTCTGGCGAAGGATGCGGACACTCTGGAGCTTATCTTCTTTCTGAAAGAACAGAAGGACAAGGGCAACCAGCAGGCGGACAACTGGATTCGAACCGCATCTCAGAGGCTTAAGACCGAAATAGGCAAAGAGCTTATGCAGTCGGCTCTGGACAGCATGTATTATGAATGGTGGTACAACAGTGGGGAAAACTGGCGCAGAGGCAACAAGAACTGGTAGAAGGCACCCGTCGCCGCTGCACACGGCGGCACTGTCTTTCCGGCTTATCTTCTTCAGCGAGAAGGCGCTTTATGCCGTCTTTCTGAATAATGCGCACATGTTCAATCTGGTGTGCATGTTCATAGTCAGTCTTTTCATTCCATACATAGGCATGGACGGAAAGATATCCCCCGAAAACGCCGGAAATATCCTTGAGGGGCTGGTTCTCACCATGTTCTTCTACGGCGGGCTCTTCCTCTATATGCCGAAAACAGTCCCGGTTTTTCTGGGATTTCTGCGTGTCATGATGGCTTTTGAGATTATGGCTGTTTTCCTGCCGCTCACTTTTCTTGTGCCTTCTGAATACGTCAAATACTTCCATCCGCTCTATTTCGCATGGTATCTCAGCCTTGTGACCTATGCCTACAGCAGGATACGGGGATACGGATATTTCCGCTCCGGAATAGTCGTCGTTGCCGTTTTTCTGTTCATTTCGCTTATTCCCGCACTGTTTTCATGATAAATTTTTGACTTGATAATTAAAATTTGAAGGAGTATATTTTCCAGATCTTACCGGAGGTGGGCAAAATGATTGTATTTTCGTGCTCTTATCTTCGTGATTAGAAACCGGAATAGTTCAAACCCTCTCATCTGATCTTTTCTGATTTTAAGTCACTTTTCAAGGCGATCTTAGTTTTTAACAACCGTATACTATTTTTAAGGTGTTATTTTGGAAACCAGTAATGATTCTATCGTACACGCCAGAAGCGGCGGTGTGCGTGAGATGATATCCATAGCTTTGCCTATGGTGATATCTAACGGGTGCGAGACCATAATGGTCTTTACCGACAGAGTGTTCCTGTCCCGTCTGGGTGCGGAGCAGATGAGTGCATCAATGGGCGGCGGCCTCTTTATGTTCACAGCCATATCCTTCTTTTTCGGACTTCTGGGATATTCAACTGCAATAACGGCGCAGTATCTTGGCTCGGGGCAGAAGGAGAAATGCCCTACGGTGACGTTTCAGGCACTTCTGACTGCGTTGTGTGCATATCCTGTGCTTTTGGCGGTGTCATTGCCGCTGGGGCATTATATATTCGGCATCTCAGGACTTTCGGAGGGGCAGCTTAAATATCAGTACGAGTATTACGACATTCTGATGTACGGCTCGGTGCTGATGCTTGTGCGCTCGGCTCTTGCGGGATTTTTCATCGGTGTGGGCAGCTCACGTGTGGTGATGTTCGCCTCTTTCACAGCCATGATACTGAACGTTGCGTTCAGCTATGTGCTTATATTCGGCAAACTGGGCTTTGAGCCTATGGGGGTTGCCGGTGCGGCATACGGAACACTGGCGGGGGGCTTCTGCGCACTTCTGGTGCTGATATATTCATACATCAGATATGCGAAATGCCACGACATGAATCTTAAGGTTTCGTTCCGCTACGACGGAGTGATACTTAAGAAACTGCTGAAATTCGGATTTCCGGCGGGAGTGGAGTTCTTCATGGGGCTGACGGCGTTCACCGCCATGATATTCATGTTCCACGCCAGAGGTGCGGAAACTGCGGCGGCGGTCACAATAACTTTCAACTGGGATCACGTCGCATACGTTCCCCTGATGGGGCTTGAGATAGGGGTCACCAGTATATTCGGACGCTACATGGGAGCGGGCAGACCGGACATAGCCCACAAATCGATGATCTCGGGGCTTAAGACCGGAACCATATATTCGGTGGTCATCACCTTCTTTTTCGTGTTCTTCCCGCTGATGCTGACGGACGTTTTCCGTCCCGAACATTACGATCCGGCATTTGAGAACTCAAGGGCACTGGCTGTGTTCATGCTTCGCACGGCATCGATATATGTTATTGTTGAAGCTCTGATAGTTGTTCTGGCAGGCTCTCTGCGGGGGGCTGGGGACACCTACATGGCAATGTGGATAACTGTAGGGGTAACCTGGGTGCTTGCGGGTATCCTTTATGTCTGCCTGCACGTTATAAACACGTCGCTTGAGGTTGCATGGCTGGCTCTGGTGCTTATGTTCCTTTCGATTCCTGTGCTTCTTCTTCTGCGCTACCGCAGCGGGAAGTGGCGTGAGATAAAGGTTATCAGCGGTTCACATTGATCAGCTGTTTGATGGTTTCAGGAGATGAGGGTCTTGCGAGCAGGAAGCCCTGTATATCGTGGCAATTGAAGCTGCGAAGGGTTTCCAGCTCGTCCTCAAGCTCCACTCCTTCCGCCGTGACCTTAAGGCGCAGGCTCTCTGCCATTGCGATTATGGCACGGGTGATGGCGGCGTTGTCCTGATCGTTCATTATGTTGGTTATGAATGATCTGTCTATTTTCAGCCTGTCTATGGGGAAATGTCGCAGATAGTTCAGCGACGAATAGCCTGTACCGAAATCATCAATGGAGAGCTTAAGCCCCATCTCTTTCAGTCCTTTCAGGGTTTCAGTGGTTCTTTCAACGTCTGTCATCAGAACGCTTTCGGTCAGTTCCAGCTCAATGGATGCGGGGTCGCATCCCGTTACTTTCAGTATGTTGCGCACACTGCTCAGGAAGTTTTTCTGTTTAAACTGAACGGCGGAAATGTTCACCGAGGTGATTATCTTCTCTCCGCTCATTGTCTCCCATTCTTTGTTCTGGAAGCATGCACGCAGAAGCACCCATTCGCCTATCTGAAGAATAAGTCCTGTGTCTTCGGCAAGGGATATGAAGGATGAGGGGGGCATGAGACCTTTTTCCGGCTGCAACCAGCGCAGAAGCGCCTCAACGCCGAACATTCTGCCCGTCTCCATGCTGAACTGGGGCTGATATTCAAGGAAGAACTCGTCCCTGTCCATTGCGTGGCGCAGGTCGTTCTCCATTGTGAGTCTGTTCACCATTCTGCTGTTCATCTCGCCTGAGAAGAACTGGAAGTTGTTGCGTCCCTGTTCCTTAGCCTGATACATAGCCATGTCTGCGTTTTTCAGCAGGGTTTCGCCGTCCGCACCGTCTGCGGGGAACATGCTGATGCCGATGCTGAGGCTGGAGAATATTTCATGGCTGCTGACGAACTGGGGTCTTCCCAGCATGTTCATCAGCTTGCCTGCAATGTGGCTTACCGTTGCTTCGTCAACGTTCGTAAGGACTATGACGAACTCGTCTCCGCCGAGCCTTGCGACAGTGTCGCAGGAGCGGACGTTGGTTTTAAGGATGTTTGCGATGTTTATCAGCAGCTGGTCGCCTGTGGAGTGTCCCAGCGTGTCGTTTATGTTTTTGAAGCGGTCAACGTCCAGAAAGAGCACGGCGAAGTTCTCTTCGTTCCGTCTGGAGTGTTCCACCATTATCTTTATGCGGTCAAGGAGCAGCTGGCGGTTGGGAAGTCCGGTAAGGGTGTCGTAATATGCGAGGCGTTCTATCTTCTCTTCGGCCTTTTTCCTCTCGGTTATGTCCTGAATGGTTCCGATTATGGCGTCGGTTGCCCCGTCCTCATTTTTCAGAAGGGATTTTGAGAAGATAACGTTTCTGACAGTGCCGTCGGGCATCGTCATGACGCTTTCATAGGGTTTCAGCTGTCCTGTGCCCAGAATCTGCATGTCGGTTCTGGCGCACTGATATTTCCAGTCGTGCGGGGTTATCTCTTTAACGGTCTTTCCGGTGAGTTCTTCTTTTGACAGCCCGATGTATCTTTCGAACATCTTGTTGCAACCCATATATTTGCCGTCGGGAGACTTATAAAATACGGGGTTCGGCATGGAGTCGAGCATCGACTGCATGAAAAAGAGCGAGTTTTTTAGCTCTTCCGCATCGTTGGTATCGGCAAATTCCAGAATTATTTTCCGCTTGTCCTCTGTCACCGCTTTAAGCCTCACTTCAAATGAAATTTCGCCTTCGGGTAAAAGCCAGTTCTTGCTGAATGATGATTTTGTGTTTTCAGACATCCGGAAGTCAGCTATCTCCTGAGTGAGGTGTCCGTTCATTCCGCCTCTGCCGAAGCGGGTCTTTGCGGCTTCGTTAAGACAGATGAAGCTGTCGTCATCCAGCAGAAGAACGGGGTGCTGAGCATCCTCGAAAAGAGTCATTATACTTATAGAACTGTAAATTGTCGGCTCCCGCAAAAAAATAATACCGGAGTCTATCAGTTCTTAAGCAAATTTTCAATAATCTGATTTAAAAATATGGTAAAATACCCTTTAAAGGCTCAAAGCCCTGCGGGGACATTAGCCCTTTATTCTTAGTTTAAATTATGTATAATACCGTTCATGACATATCGGAGATAACAGAAGGTTGCAGATGGATTCATTGGAAAAACTGAAAGAGTTCAAAGTTCTTTATGTTGAAGATGATGACATTACCAGAGAAATGGCATCCAGAATGATTTCCAAATATTTTAAAAATATTGTTATTGCCGCAGACGGAAGGGAAGGGCTGGAAAAATTCAGCTCCGAAGCCCCCGATATCGTCATTACAGACCTCTCAATGCCGGAAATGAGCGGGTTTGAA
This genomic stretch from Seleniivibrio woodruffii harbors:
- a CDS encoding ABC transporter ATP-binding protein, which codes for MLDINNVGVSFGGVHALSRVTFTMPDTGISALIGPNGAGKTTLFNVITGFVAPKEGTVKFAGKEITGYRSEQVFMEGISRTFQNLNIIPELTLRENMYLGFIGKEKPSALKTMLRLNRGYWKETTRRIEECMEFVNVTEYADMTPGSVPYGVLKNFELGRAVMSNPKLLLLDEPAAGLNLAEKENLASMVRKIQSTGVCILMVEHDMQFISSLAEFVVCLNFGQVIATGTYGEIRENKEVLKAYLGDEDA
- a CDS encoding ABC transporter ATP-binding protein translates to MLEVKSLSVSYGAVAALMNVSVHVAPGEFVSLIGSNGAGKTTLLNSIMNIIGRSKGTVKFDGKDVSKANTPKIVSRGMAIVPEGRRVFANMTVRENLEMGGFTRPAGEVKANLQKMFEMFPVLEERQTQTAGMLSGGEQQMLAIGRALMTSPKLLLMDEPSMGLAPLVIKEVYEKLKVLASGGLTILLVEQNATMALKYAQRGYVLENGRIILQGKASELLGDNEVKRAYLGKEYNEKWER
- a CDS encoding phenylacetate--CoA ligase family protein; this translates as MKFWQKDEETMPVAEREVFQLERLQTTVNRAYRKVDFYRKKFDELNIKPDIIGDLSDISKLPFTTKQDLRDNYPYGMFAVPLRDIVRIHSSSGTTGKPTVVGYTASDLKQWNDLVARIMVAGGVSKEDIVHVSFTYGLFTGGFGLHYGAETIGASVIPVSSGNTARQLAIMEDYRSTVLVATPSYALHIAETMDKMGITKDKLNLKIALLGSEPWGDKVRDEIENRLGVQAFDNYGLSELMGPGISGECECKNGLHINEDFFYPEIIDPATLQPLPLGEKGELVLTTLKREGMPLIRYRTRDITRLYRDECACGRTLIKMEKAKGRTDDMLIVNGVNVFPSQVEEALSKVEGVSPHYMIFVRKRGALDEMEIKVEATEAIFFDEMKKQKKLLEDLTYQLAKILQFKPKVNLVMGQTLERFEGKAKRVVDERNI
- a CDS encoding HD domain-containing protein — its product is MKETSDRAAGFFYELGILQTMKRSGQDYLGSGTQSIADHVFRTAMIGYTMAKMTGCDADKVLKMCMFHDLEESRTGDLNYLQQNYVTSDDEKALSHVVKGLAIEPEVNETIDEYAAQQSQEAILAKDADTLELIFFLKEQKDKGNQQADNWIRTASQRLKTEIGKELMQSALDSMYYEWWYNSGENWRRGNKNW
- a CDS encoding MATE family efflux transporter, yielding METSNDSIVHARSGGVREMISIALPMVISNGCETIMVFTDRVFLSRLGAEQMSASMGGGLFMFTAISFFFGLLGYSTAITAQYLGSGQKEKCPTVTFQALLTALCAYPVLLAVSLPLGHYIFGISGLSEGQLKYQYEYYDILMYGSVLMLVRSALAGFFIGVGSSRVVMFASFTAMILNVAFSYVLIFGKLGFEPMGVAGAAYGTLAGGFCALLVLIYSYIRYAKCHDMNLKVSFRYDGVILKKLLKFGFPAGVEFFMGLTAFTAMIFMFHARGAETAAAVTITFNWDHVAYVPLMGLEIGVTSIFGRYMGAGRPDIAHKSMISGLKTGTIYSVVITFFFVFFPLMLTDVFRPEHYDPAFENSRALAVFMLRTASIYVIVEALIVVLAGSLRGAGDTYMAMWITVGVTWVLAGILYVCLHVINTSLEVAWLALVLMFLSIPVLLLLRYRSGKWREIKVISGSH
- a CDS encoding putative bifunctional diguanylate cyclase/phosphodiesterase — translated: MTLFEDAQHPVLLLDDDSFICLNEAAKTRFGRGGMNGHLTQEIADFRMSENTKSSFSKNWLLPEGEISFEVRLKAVTEDKRKIILEFADTNDAEELKNSLFFMQSMLDSMPNPVFYKSPDGKYMGCNKMFERYIGLSKEELTGKTVKEITPHDWKYQCARTDMQILGTGQLKPYESVMTMPDGTVRNVIFSKSLLKNEDGATDAIIGTIQDITERKKAEEKIERLAYYDTLTGLPNRQLLLDRIKIMVEHSRRNEENFAVLFLDVDRFKNINDTLGHSTGDQLLINIANILKTNVRSCDTVARLGGDEFVIVLTNVDEATVSHIAGKLMNMLGRPQFVSSHEIFSSLSIGISMFPADGADGETLLKNADMAMYQAKEQGRNNFQFFSGEMNSRMVNRLTMENDLRHAMDRDEFFLEYQPQFSMETGRMFGVEALLRWLQPEKGLMPPSSFISLAEDTGLILQIGEWVLLRACFQNKEWETMSGEKIITSVNISAVQFKQKNFLSSVRNILKVTGCDPASIELELTESVLMTDVERTTETLKGLKEMGLKLSIDDFGTGYSSLNYLRHFPIDRLKIDRSFITNIMNDQDNAAITRAIIAMAESLRLKVTAEGVELEDELETLRSFNCHDIQGFLLARPSSPETIKQLINVNR
- a CDS encoding response regulator gives rise to the protein MDSLEKLKEFKVLYVEDDDITREMASRMISKYFKNIVIAADGREGLEKFSSEAPDIVITDLSMPEMSGFEMISHIRKLNQNVPIIVTTAYRNETECLEDVNAVVFKPVNKKLLLQAISNLYD